From Acetomicrobium sp. S15 = DSM 107314:
TTTTTCAGAATGCGTCCAGAATACCTTTTTTTTAATCAATTCTAATATATTTTTATTAAATTCAAGCCTAAATTTATAAAAAAAGAAGTCACCCAATTGAGGTAATTCTTGTGCTTTTTTAGATAATTGACCAATTGTAGTTGGCGGTTTGCTATGCGGTAAACAATTGCTTATAATATTTATGACGCCATTTCCTTGAGAAGTACTTGCTCCTAATGCTCCATAATTTGATATAATGTACAGTGTATTATTTAACAAATTCCACTCATCTTCAGATATTTCTCTCAGAGGAAAAAACTTTAGAAATGCACTTTTAGGCATTATACCCTTAGTTTCTCTGAGTAAATATTTATCTTTATCTCTTACTTTCCTTTTCTCTCTTGTCCCTATTTTAATCTCACAGATATTTTTCACCTCATCATCATTTTTCACCTCATCATCAATTTCCACCTCATCATCAATTTCCACCTCAAGCTTAAACTTTCTGGCCCAACCCGTACACCCGAATAACTCACATGCATCACAATGATGTTTTCCTTCGCATTTAGAGTTTGTCGGGTCACAAGCCGTTCCACCCAGCCCCCTGACCAAAGCCTCGTACCACCACCTTAAGCTTCCAATGATGCCGGTCTCTCTCAAAGTCGAACATTTCCTTTCAGCATCACCCGTCCACAAAGGCGTCAGCGGTTCAATCTGTACCGTAAATTGTTCCATTTCAGCCTCACCTTCAAGATTTTATTTTATACTGATTGCGAGTTTTTAATTTAACTTGTTAATATTATTAAAATATGAATAACGCAATAGCCGTTTCAACAAGTAGAAATTCCAGTATTGCAAAGTTAGGATGCAAGCTTCGTTGGAAGATTATTATAAGGATTACTATCAATAATGCATAAAACTAAGCTACTATATTAGTACCACACGAATATTCTTATCTTTCTTTTATAGTATAAGGCATAAGACAATTTGCATCAAGA
This genomic window contains:
- the cmr1 gene encoding type III-B CRISPR module RAMP protein Cmr1; amino-acid sequence: MEQFTVQIEPLTPLWTGDAERKCSTLRETGIIGSLRWWYEALVRGLGGTACDPTNSKCEGKHHCDACELFGCTGWARKFKLEVEIDDEVEIDDEVKNDDEVKNICEIKIGTREKRKVRDKDKYLLRETKGIMPKSAFLKFFPLREISEDEWNLLNNTLYIISNYGALGASTSQGNGVINIISNCLPHSKPPTTIGQLSKKAQELPQLGDFFFYKFRLEFNKNILELIKKKVFWTHSEKHSGYKENWQSWIDVWDKYKFLPIAFHIRDSIRHLENDKDKRHEIFGEAGRGSTVFVSHGYKISKNTSENTVEVRIYGYDKENIGSKIKDKLNDNIKDKLFSLSKYNSYLNKCYFDM